From a single Shewanella denitrificans OS217 genomic region:
- the gcvH gene encoding glycine cleavage system protein GcvH, which yields MSTIPTDLKFASSHEWVRKEDDGSYTVGITEHAQELLGDMVFVELPEVGDSVSAGAECAVAESVKAASDIYAPISGEVVAVNSSLEDSPELVNSDAYGDGWFFRIMPSDESEVDALLDAEGYQDVIDEA from the coding sequence ATGAGCACTATCCCGACAGATTTAAAATTTGCCTCTTCACACGAATGGGTTCGCAAGGAAGACGACGGTAGCTATACAGTGGGCATCACAGAACATGCTCAAGAGCTGTTAGGCGACATGGTATTCGTGGAATTACCAGAAGTGGGTGATTCAGTCAGCGCGGGTGCAGAATGCGCCGTTGCTGAGTCGGTAAAAGCCGCATCAGACATCTACGCGCCGATTTCAGGCGAAGTGGTTGCGGTGAACAGCTCATTAGAAGATTCACCAGAATTAGTGAACAGCGACGCATACGGTGACGGCTGGTTCTTCCGCATCATGCCATCTGACGAGTCAGAAGTGGATGCATTGCTCGATGCTGAAGGCTACCAAGATGTGATTGACGAAGCCTAG
- a CDS encoding nucleoid-associated protein, with protein MASIKRFVIHELFKDKKPDIAGELLNLDNEIILKLAKDLVKIKDGRTAVLWGQFKGSGDFPLKLKELDAELKEDERSVKLLELTEHTMGALYEEIVHTNSKGGYICFIEYESFLDCRLMAAMITNTAGVKLTNLKPTKEVHVDLSKLHQAVDINVSGYSKSIKGDFKKNYLSFIGKGTHTDYFTNAFDCINKITPAKAVNKAPEVLKDFLAQFYVDNTTQKSARAQLVKYLSDNIGKEVHLAKIDEIAVSNLPASCTDEEKQSFIAFSKQDKYEMPATFEARKSNVEKLAKIYYATDAFNFNFDLENIGLVGVEADSNKPILFNKDNDDVIIRGRMITPEVRAAIIQVTLLNEDEND; from the coding sequence ATGGCGTCAATTAAGCGCTTCGTAATTCATGAGCTATTTAAAGATAAAAAACCAGATATTGCTGGTGAACTTTTAAATTTAGATAATGAGATAATTCTAAAGCTTGCTAAAGATTTAGTAAAAATCAAGGATGGCAGGACTGCTGTTCTTTGGGGGCAATTTAAAGGGAGTGGTGATTTTCCATTAAAACTCAAAGAATTAGATGCAGAGCTAAAGGAAGACGAGAGGAGTGTTAAATTACTTGAACTCACAGAGCACACTATGGGTGCTTTATATGAAGAAATTGTTCATACGAACAGTAAAGGTGGTTATATTTGTTTTATTGAATATGAATCGTTTCTTGACTGTCGACTAATGGCTGCAATGATAACTAATACGGCAGGAGTTAAGTTAACCAACTTAAAACCTACTAAAGAGGTTCATGTTGATTTAAGTAAGTTGCATCAAGCAGTAGATATAAATGTAAGTGGTTACTCCAAATCTATAAAAGGTGACTTCAAGAAAAACTACTTAAGTTTTATAGGTAAAGGTACGCATACAGATTATTTTACAAATGCTTTTGATTGTATTAATAAAATCACCCCCGCAAAAGCGGTTAATAAAGCCCCTGAAGTGTTAAAGGATTTTTTAGCACAGTTTTATGTTGATAATACAACGCAAAAAAGTGCTAGAGCGCAGCTTGTAAAGTATTTATCGGATAATATTGGAAAAGAAGTACATCTTGCTAAAATTGATGAAATTGCAGTATCTAATTTACCAGCATCTTGCACTGATGAAGAAAAACAAAGTTTTATAGCGTTTAGTAAACAAGATAAGTATGAAATGCCAGCGACTTTTGAAGCTAGAAAAAGTAATGTAGAAAAGTTAGCGAAAATTTATTATGCAACAGACGCATTTAACTTTAACTTTGATCTAGAAAATATAGGTTTGGTTGGGGTGGAAGCTGATTCAAATAAGCCTATATTATTCAACAAAGACAATGATGATGTGATTATCAGAGGTCGAATGATAACCCCAGAAGTGAGAGCTGCAATTATTCAAGTTACCTTGCTTAATGAAGATGAAAATGATTGA
- the gcvP gene encoding aminomethyl-transferring glycine dehydrogenase: protein MTKQTLTQLEQHELFLTRHIGPNAAQQQEMLSFVGAESLDDLTAQTVPGAIRLPQDLTIGDSCGEAEGIAYIRNIADKNKVFKSYIGMGYYGVQVPNVILRNVFENPGWYTAYTPYQPEIAQGRLEAILNFQQMSMDLTGLDLASASLLDEASAGAEAMALAKRVSKAKKANIFFVADDVFPQTLDVVQTRAECFGFEVVVGPAADAVNYELFGALFQYSNRHGQISDFTALFSELRAKNVVVTVAADLMALMLLKSPGAMGADVVFGSAQRFGVPMGYGGPHAAFFVARDEHKRSMPGRIIGVSKDTRGNMALRMAMQTREQHIRREKANSNICTAQILLANMASFYAVFHGPQGLKTIATRINRLADILAFGLKAKGLSLVNDAWFDTVSVKGADIGAIQARAIAAGINLRIDADGVFGISLDETTLRSDIADLFDAILGAGHGLDVAAIDAQLVAANSSSIPAALVRTDAVLTHPTFNRYQSETEMMRYIKRLENKDLALNHSMISLGSCTMKLNAAVEMLPVSWPEFANMHPFCPLDQAEGYTQLINELSEYLVKITGYDAVCIQPNSGAQGEYAGLLAIKKYHESRGDAHRDICLIPQSAHGTNPASAQLAGMKVVVTACDKQGNVDLDDLRAKASELADSLSCIMITYPSTHGVYEESIREVCDIVHQYGGQVYLDGANMNAQVGLTSPGFIGADVSHLNLHKTFAIPHGGGGPGMGPIGVKSHLAPFVAGHTVVKPGRESDHNGAVSAAPYGSASILPISWMYIKLLGTKGIKQSTQTALLNANYVMKKLSAHYPVLFTGRNDRVAHECIIDLRPLKEASGVTEMDIAKRLNDYGFHAPTMSFPVAGTLMIEPTESESKVELDRFIEAMVSIRGEIAKVESGEWPVDNNPLHNAPHTMADIMDPEFDSRPYSREVAVFPSAAVKANKFWPTVNRIDDVYGDRNLMCSCVPLSDYE from the coding sequence ATGACCAAGCAAACGCTTACCCAGCTAGAGCAACACGAACTCTTCTTAACCCGTCATATCGGCCCAAATGCTGCTCAGCAGCAAGAAATGCTGAGTTTTGTCGGCGCAGAGTCCTTAGACGATCTCACCGCACAAACTGTGCCGGGTGCCATTCGTCTACCTCAAGATCTCACCATAGGTGATTCTTGTGGTGAAGCCGAAGGCATAGCCTATATCCGCAACATAGCCGACAAGAACAAAGTCTTTAAGAGCTATATCGGTATGGGTTATTACGGGGTGCAAGTGCCAAACGTCATCTTGCGTAACGTGTTTGAAAACCCAGGTTGGTACACAGCTTATACCCCTTATCAGCCAGAAATCGCTCAGGGCCGTTTAGAAGCTATTCTTAACTTCCAGCAGATGTCGATGGACTTAACCGGCCTAGATCTTGCCTCGGCATCCTTACTGGATGAAGCGAGCGCCGGCGCCGAAGCCATGGCGCTAGCAAAGCGTGTCTCTAAAGCCAAAAAAGCCAACATCTTCTTCGTTGCCGATGACGTGTTCCCGCAGACCTTAGATGTGGTGCAAACCCGCGCCGAATGTTTCGGTTTTGAAGTGGTGGTGGGGCCTGCCGCCGATGCCGTTAACTACGAGCTGTTTGGCGCCTTGTTCCAATACTCGAACCGTCATGGTCAAATCAGTGATTTCACAGCGCTATTTAGCGAACTTCGCGCTAAAAACGTGGTAGTGACAGTGGCAGCAGATTTGATGGCGTTAATGCTACTTAAATCACCAGGCGCCATGGGCGCAGACGTGGTCTTCGGTAGTGCCCAGCGCTTTGGCGTACCTATGGGGTACGGCGGCCCACACGCGGCATTCTTCGTGGCCCGTGATGAGCACAAGCGTTCTATGCCTGGGCGCATTATCGGTGTGTCTAAAGACACCCGTGGCAACATGGCACTGCGCATGGCAATGCAGACGCGCGAGCAACATATTCGCCGCGAAAAAGCCAACTCAAACATTTGTACTGCGCAGATTCTATTAGCCAACATGGCCTCGTTCTACGCCGTATTCCATGGCCCACAAGGCCTTAAGACCATAGCGACGCGCATCAATCGTCTGGCAGATATTTTAGCTTTTGGCCTTAAAGCCAAGGGCCTAAGCCTAGTGAACGACGCTTGGTTTGATACCGTGTCGGTGAAAGGCGCAGACATTGGCGCCATTCAAGCGCGCGCCATCGCAGCTGGCATTAACTTGCGCATCGATGCCGATGGCGTGTTTGGCATAAGCCTTGATGAAACCACACTGCGAAGCGATATCGCCGATTTATTCGATGCCATTTTAGGCGCAGGCCATGGCCTAGATGTGGCGGCAATTGATGCACAGCTTGTGGCGGCGAACAGCAGCTCAATCCCAGCGGCATTAGTGCGAACAGATGCCGTATTAACTCATCCAACCTTTAATCGCTACCAGAGCGAAACCGAGATGATGCGTTACATCAAGCGCCTTGAAAACAAAGATTTAGCCTTGAACCATTCGATGATATCACTGGGTTCATGCACCATGAAGCTTAACGCTGCCGTAGAAATGCTGCCGGTAAGCTGGCCAGAATTTGCCAACATGCACCCATTCTGCCCGCTAGATCAAGCAGAAGGTTACACTCAGTTAATCAATGAACTGTCTGAATACCTTGTGAAAATCACAGGATACGATGCCGTGTGTATCCAGCCAAACTCGGGCGCGCAGGGCGAGTACGCAGGCCTTCTGGCCATTAAGAAATACCATGAGTCTCGCGGCGATGCCCATAGGGATATTTGTTTAATCCCACAATCTGCTCACGGTACAAACCCAGCGTCGGCTCAGCTTGCTGGCATGAAAGTCGTGGTAACCGCCTGTGATAAGCAAGGTAACGTAGATTTAGACGATTTGCGCGCTAAGGCAAGCGAGCTTGCCGATAGCCTGTCATGCATCATGATCACCTATCCTTCGACCCACGGCGTGTATGAAGAATCCATCCGTGAAGTGTGTGACATAGTCCACCAATACGGCGGTCAAGTGTACTTAGATGGCGCTAACATGAATGCTCAGGTGGGCCTAACGTCACCTGGCTTTATCGGCGCCGACGTATCGCATTTGAACCTACACAAGACTTTTGCTATCCCGCACGGCGGCGGTGGTCCAGGCATGGGCCCAATCGGGGTGAAATCTCATCTGGCGCCCTTTGTCGCCGGCCACACTGTGGTAAAACCTGGCCGCGAAAGTGACCATAACGGCGCAGTGTCGGCAGCGCCTTACGGCAGCGCCAGCATATTGCCCATCAGCTGGATGTACATCAAGCTGCTAGGCACCAAAGGCATTAAGCAGTCGACTCAAACCGCGCTATTAAACGCTAACTATGTGATGAAGAAGCTGTCGGCGCATTACCCAGTCTTGTTTACTGGCCGCAACGATCGCGTCGCTCACGAGTGTATTATCGATTTGCGCCCACTCAAAGAAGCCTCAGGCGTCACCGAGATGGATATTGCTAAGCGCCTTAACGATTACGGCTTCCATGCGCCAACCATGAGTTTCCCTGTGGCAGGCACCTTGATGATAGAGCCAACCGAGTCTGAATCTAAGGTTGAATTAGACAGATTCATCGAGGCCATGGTGTCCATACGCGGCGAAATCGCCAAGGTGGAGTCTGGTGAGTGGCCAGTGGACAACAACCCACTGCACAATGCACCGCATACCATGGCGGACATTATGGACCCAGAGTTTGATTCACGTCCTTACAGCCGTGAAGTGGCGGTGTTCCCAAGTGCCGCGGTGAAAGCCAATAAGTTCTGGCCAACGGTTAACCGTATTGATGATGTATATGGCGATAGGAATCTGATGTGTAGTTGCGTCCCTTTGAGTGATTATGAATAA
- the gcvT gene encoding glycine cleavage system aminomethyltransferase GcvT, producing MANKTVLFHKHLESNAKMVDFHGWDMPLNYGSQIEEHHAVRQDAGMFDVSHMTVVDVTGQDARDFLRKLLANDVAKLTVPGKALYGGMLDDNAGVIDDLITYYLSDTHYRVVVNSATREKDLAWIAKQSAPFSVTITERPELAMIAVQGPNAKAKAATVFTPEQNSAVEGMKPFFGLQSGSLFIATTGYTGEAGYEIIVPEQDAEDLWQALLNTGVKPCGLGARDTLRLEAGMNLYGLDMDESINPLAANMGWTIAWEPSDRDFIGRAALTELKAQGTEKLVGLVMEEKGVLRHDMPVFFTDSDGVEQQGYITSGTFSPTLGYSIAMARVPAGIGAIAEVEMRKKRVAVKVIAPSFVRNGKQAF from the coding sequence ATGGCTAATAAAACTGTACTGTTTCACAAGCATCTCGAATCTAACGCCAAAATGGTGGATTTTCACGGCTGGGATATGCCGCTGAACTACGGCTCACAAATTGAAGAGCACCACGCAGTGCGTCAAGACGCAGGCATGTTTGACGTGTCTCACATGACAGTAGTGGACGTGACCGGCCAAGACGCCCGTGACTTCCTACGTAAATTATTAGCCAATGATGTTGCCAAATTGACTGTCCCAGGCAAGGCCCTTTACGGCGGTATGCTGGATGACAACGCCGGCGTTATCGATGATTTGATCACCTATTACTTAAGCGACACTCACTACCGCGTAGTAGTGAACTCGGCCACCCGTGAAAAAGACTTAGCCTGGATAGCCAAGCAGTCGGCGCCTTTTAGCGTCACCATCACAGAGCGCCCAGAGCTTGCGATGATCGCAGTGCAAGGCCCGAACGCCAAAGCCAAGGCCGCCACAGTATTTACCCCTGAGCAAAACAGCGCAGTAGAAGGCATGAAGCCTTTCTTTGGCTTGCAATCAGGCAGCTTGTTTATCGCCACCACAGGTTACACAGGTGAAGCGGGCTACGAAATTATCGTCCCAGAGCAAGACGCCGAAGACTTATGGCAAGCGCTATTGAATACCGGCGTTAAGCCATGTGGCCTTGGTGCTCGTGATACCTTGCGTCTTGAAGCAGGCATGAACCTCTATGGCCTAGACATGGACGAAAGCATCAACCCGCTAGCCGCCAACATGGGCTGGACTATCGCGTGGGAGCCTAGCGATCGCGACTTTATTGGCCGCGCTGCACTGACCGAATTAAAAGCCCAAGGCACAGAAAAATTAGTCGGCTTGGTGATGGAAGAAAAGGGCGTTTTACGCCATGATATGCCAGTATTCTTCACCGACAGTGACGGCGTTGAGCAGCAAGGCTATATTACTAGCGGGACTTTTTCGCCAACATTGGGCTATTCTATTGCCATGGCACGGGTGCCCGCGGGCATAGGCGCCATAGCCGAAGTGGAAATGCGCAAGAAGCGCGTTGCCGTAAAAGTGATTGCCCCTAGCTTTGTGCGCAACGGTAAGCAAGCCTTTTAG
- a CDS encoding FAD-dependent 2-octaprenylphenol hydroxylase, producing the protein MFSTQTFDVAIVGGGMVGLATAIGLALNDMNVVVIDAGHTLDVSGEPKLRVSAINHASQQLLENLGAWGYLDSSRLSPYSKMAVWDKDGLGKIGFDAHTLAQAHLGTIVENQAISAALASRASELSSLHHIQGQRLERLAFGEREAWLTLDNGDSISAAVVIAADGAHSWVREQCKIPQTFWDYGHHAIVATVRTAEPHQDTARQVFLPDGPLALLPLFEANLHSIVWSVPPEQASRLLNMDKDEFSKALTAAFDARLGVCTLVSERQSHPLRMRYARHFARHRLILAGDAAHTIHPLAGQGVNLGFLDAASIVQTLTELNEQGRDLGDYANLRPLERWRKAEAMEMIAAMEGFKRLFEGSNPLKKAIRDLGLNLVDNVAGLKTVFIKQAMGYKSDLPKLCRPSN; encoded by the coding sequence ATGTTTTCAACGCAAACCTTTGATGTTGCCATAGTAGGTGGCGGCATGGTGGGGCTCGCCACCGCCATAGGTCTGGCGCTCAATGACATGAATGTGGTGGTCATTGACGCAGGTCATACCCTGGACGTCAGCGGTGAGCCAAAACTTAGGGTCAGTGCCATCAATCATGCCAGCCAGCAATTGTTGGAAAACTTAGGCGCTTGGGGCTATTTAGACTCGTCGCGCTTAAGCCCTTACAGCAAGATGGCGGTATGGGATAAGGACGGCCTAGGGAAAATCGGCTTCGATGCCCATACCTTAGCTCAAGCTCACCTTGGCACCATAGTGGAGAATCAGGCCATTAGCGCCGCTCTTGCCAGCCGCGCCAGTGAATTAAGCTCATTGCACCATATTCAAGGCCAGCGGCTAGAGCGCTTAGCCTTTGGCGAGCGCGAAGCCTGGCTGACCTTAGACAATGGCGACAGCATCAGCGCCGCTGTGGTGATTGCCGCCGATGGCGCCCATTCCTGGGTGCGAGAGCAATGCAAAATCCCGCAAACATTTTGGGATTACGGCCACCATGCCATAGTCGCGACAGTCCGCACCGCTGAGCCACATCAAGACACCGCAAGGCAAGTCTTCCTTCCCGATGGCCCCTTGGCCTTATTGCCGCTGTTTGAGGCGAATTTACACTCTATCGTCTGGTCGGTGCCGCCGGAGCAAGCCAGCCGATTACTGAACATGGACAAGGATGAGTTTTCTAAGGCCTTAACCGCCGCCTTCGATGCACGCCTTGGGGTGTGTACGCTTGTGAGTGAGCGTCAAAGCCACCCGCTAAGAATGCGCTATGCGCGCCACTTTGCCCGCCATAGGCTGATACTGGCAGGGGATGCGGCCCATACTATTCATCCCTTGGCGGGGCAGGGGGTTAATTTAGGCTTTCTCGATGCCGCCAGCATAGTACAAACCTTGACTGAGCTTAATGAGCAGGGCCGAGACTTAGGCGATTACGCTAACCTTAGGCCCTTAGAGCGTTGGCGCAAGGCTGAAGCCATGGAGATGATAGCGGCAATGGAAGGCTTTAAACGCCTCTTTGAAGGCAGTAATCCCCTTAAAAAAGCCATCCGCGATCTGGGATTAAACCTAGTGGATAATGTCGCTGGGCTGAAAACAGTGTTCATCAAACAGGCTATGGGCTACAAAAGTGACTTGCCTAAGCTGTGTAGGCCTTCAAATTAA
- a CDS encoding UPF0149 family protein produces the protein MATPPSLCIDNLKQALDKADIGQHPVEVHGALVGLVCGGVEQESFAWVKPLLDLMNDGETLPQELQLLIIDLFQDTVARLGDMDFGFTPLLPEEEASLSERVEALSLWAQSFLTGLAIIQPKLNSASADVQEVIKDLAEIAQVEFDVSDDEESEAAFVELHEFVRMAAILCYSEFGPEPELGDNEQSAALH, from the coding sequence ATGGCTACCCCCCCTTCATTATGTATCGACAATCTTAAACAAGCATTAGACAAGGCCGACATAGGTCAGCACCCAGTGGAAGTTCATGGGGCTTTGGTTGGGCTGGTGTGTGGTGGTGTGGAGCAAGAAAGCTTTGCTTGGGTTAAGCCTTTGCTCGATCTGATGAATGACGGTGAGACCCTGCCTCAAGAATTGCAGCTGTTAATTATCGACTTGTTCCAAGACACAGTCGCGCGCCTTGGGGACATGGATTTTGGCTTCACGCCATTATTACCCGAAGAAGAAGCCTCATTGAGTGAACGGGTAGAAGCCTTATCTTTATGGGCCCAGAGCTTCCTCACAGGGCTTGCCATTATTCAGCCTAAACTCAATTCGGCGTCGGCAGATGTCCAGGAAGTGATCAAAGACTTAGCGGAAATCGCTCAGGTGGAGTTTGATGTCAGTGATGATGAAGAATCAGAAGCGGCCTTTGTCGAGCTACATGAATTTGTGCGCATGGCGGCCATCTTGTGTTATTCCGAATTTGGCCCAGAGCCAGAGCTAGGTGACAACGAGCAGAGCGCGGCGCTCCACTAA
- the zapA gene encoding cell division protein ZapA, with product MSNSAIDITLLGRTYSIACPRGREEALRAVAKEVEQQLATLRTRTNNLSREELAIMAALNIGYELFEEKQKNKQYMAQMDERISLLQVTLESALVERTRKED from the coding sequence ATGAGTAACAGTGCCATTGATATCACCCTTTTGGGTCGCACCTACTCTATCGCTTGCCCACGGGGTCGCGAGGAAGCCTTGCGCGCTGTGGCTAAAGAGGTTGAGCAGCAGCTGGCCACACTTAGGACTCGCACCAATAATTTAAGTCGCGAAGAATTAGCCATCATGGCTGCGCTAAATATTGGCTATGAACTGTTTGAAGAAAAACAAAAAAATAAACAATATATGGCGCAAATGGATGAGCGTATTTCTTTGCTTCAGGTCACGTTGGAATCAGCTTTGGTTGAGCGGACCCGTAAAGAAGACTAA
- a CDS encoding 5-formyltetrahydrofolate cyclo-ligase, with the protein MNHNAQAQHAIDLMGRVANPTPVMAASDPISNVAYFSSSAANSQALDTTDLSRNEIRKLVRQSRNCINQDEQEQLALIASRHILAEIQASNAKHVALYRANDGELATDKLIETLWQEGVTTYLPRLHPFREGQLIFLHYDKQTQLEANQFGILEPKLDVTQLMPAFKLDVILTPLVAFDIHGNRIGMGGGYYDRCLGALTPQALAFGPPAFQALTPPIAIGFAHDCQQVSHIPVEAWDIPLAMIITPTRRITP; encoded by the coding sequence ATGAATCACAATGCACAAGCGCAACACGCCATCGATTTAATGGGCCGTGTTGCTAATCCAACGCCCGTTATGGCAGCCAGTGATCCTATCTCAAATGTGGCGTATTTTTCCTCCAGCGCCGCCAACAGCCAAGCCTTAGACACTACTGACTTAAGCCGTAATGAAATACGAAAACTCGTCAGGCAGAGCCGCAACTGCATCAATCAAGATGAACAAGAGCAATTAGCCCTTATCGCCAGTCGCCATATTTTGGCTGAAATTCAAGCTTCAAATGCCAAGCATGTGGCCTTGTATCGCGCTAATGATGGCGAGCTTGCCACTGATAAACTCATCGAGACCTTATGGCAAGAAGGGGTCACCACCTATCTGCCACGCCTGCACCCGTTTCGTGAAGGCCAGTTGATCTTCCTGCATTATGATAAGCAGACTCAACTTGAAGCCAATCAATTTGGTATTTTAGAGCCAAAACTTGATGTGACTCAGCTGATGCCAGCCTTTAAGCTGGATGTGATCTTAACGCCACTGGTGGCGTTTGATATCCATGGCAACCGCATTGGCATGGGCGGCGGTTATTATGATCGCTGTTTAGGCGCGTTAACCCCCCAAGCATTAGCCTTCGGCCCACCGGCCTTTCAAGCGCTCACGCCACCTATCGCCATCGGTTTTGCCCACGATTGCCAGCAAGTGAGCCATATCCCCGTTGAAGCCTGGGATATTCCCTTGGCGATGATCATCACCCCCACAAGGCGCATCACGCCGTAA
- the ubiH gene encoding 2-octaprenyl-6-methoxyphenyl hydroxylase, producing the protein MSELQAQSQINAVDIAIVGGAMAGSILALGLRKLKGSQPLKIALIEAFEPSASHPGFDARSIALSHGSIFELTRLGLWEKLAPLGTAIEHIHVSDRGHLGMTCLDAAQFNLAAMGQVVELSRVGSVLFDELSQSDISLYCPDTLISIAAEPEHQLLTLASGARIQAKLLIAADGANSVVAQHFKLPRTQVDFNQTALVANIVSQDAHQHQAFERFTDTGPLALLPMADNAGKHRFSLVWALEPQRAAHLADAPKDEFLSQLQQAFGYRAGQFIDVGQRVSYPLSLSYMPRPQHHRCLFVGNAAQTLHPIAGQGFNLGLRDVVSLIDMLADALAESMATQECQLTQTTKELDCGNSKLLHQYSLARESDRRSTLSYIEFLVRGFSNQHWPLVAGRNLGLRLLSWCPPLKQPVGQRAMGWHKY; encoded by the coding sequence ATGTCAGAGTTACAGGCACAGTCACAAATAAATGCTGTGGATATCGCCATCGTTGGCGGTGCTATGGCTGGCAGTATCTTGGCCTTAGGTTTACGCAAACTTAAGGGCTCGCAGCCACTGAAAATAGCCCTTATCGAAGCATTCGAGCCAAGCGCTAGCCATCCAGGTTTTGATGCTCGCTCAATTGCGCTTTCTCATGGCTCCATTTTCGAATTGACTCGACTTGGGCTGTGGGAAAAGCTTGCGCCCCTTGGCACCGCCATTGAGCATATTCATGTGTCTGACAGAGGCCATTTGGGCATGACATGCCTTGATGCGGCGCAGTTTAACCTCGCCGCCATGGGCCAAGTGGTTGAGCTATCCCGAGTAGGCAGCGTGCTGTTCGATGAGTTAAGCCAAAGCGATATAAGCCTCTATTGCCCGGATACCTTAATCAGTATTGCGGCCGAGCCTGAGCATCAATTACTCACCTTAGCCAGTGGTGCGCGCATTCAGGCTAAATTATTAATCGCCGCAGATGGCGCTAACTCTGTGGTGGCGCAGCATTTCAAGCTTCCGCGCACCCAAGTGGATTTTAATCAAACTGCGCTGGTTGCCAATATCGTCAGCCAAGACGCTCATCAACACCAGGCCTTTGAGCGCTTTACCGACACAGGCCCCTTGGCCTTGTTGCCCATGGCGGATAACGCTGGCAAGCACAGGTTTTCTCTAGTGTGGGCGCTGGAGCCACAGCGCGCCGCGCACTTAGCTGACGCACCAAAGGATGAATTTCTCAGCCAATTACAACAGGCTTTTGGATATCGGGCGGGTCAGTTTATCGATGTGGGCCAGCGGGTGAGCTATCCCTTGAGCCTGTCTTATATGCCAAGGCCGCAACATCACAGGTGCTTATTTGTCGGTAACGCTGCGCAAACCTTGCACCCCATTGCGGGCCAAGGGTTTAACTTAGGCCTTAGAGACGTGGTGAGCCTAATTGATATGCTCGCTGATGCCCTTGCCGAGTCAATGGCGACTCAGGAGTGTCAGTTGACTCAGACGACCAAGGAACTGGATTGCGGCAACAGTAAACTCTTGCATCAGTACAGCCTGGCCCGTGAGTCAGATAGGCGCAGCACCTTAAGTTATATCGAGTTCTTAGTGCGCGGTTTTTCGAATCAACACTGGCCCTTAGTGGCGGGGCGCAATTTGGGACTAAGACTATTGTCATGGTGCCCGCCGCTAAAACAACCCGTAGGCCAACGCGCCATGGGTTGGCACAAGTATTAA